From a region of the Impatiens glandulifera chromosome 4, dImpGla2.1, whole genome shotgun sequence genome:
- the LOC124934880 gene encoding uncharacterized protein LOC124934880 yields MQHVTFFKKGMQFPKTYQPIDFSICDCNVSTRLSLRYSKFSKNPQTYEFDDDLMEYFMGDERKFMTSWMIVDKVYFPMNLNMKHWVLCEVQLQDWCINVYDCEQGFIKKNQYDKFMKPLCEMIPYMILCGTTEFDRIKYPKFSLEGMPYVVIPHPRVPKCMKSGDYGLFTIMYLEYLTAKLDISAVTTENMVFLRQKWAVRLFHHIIDP; encoded by the coding sequence ATGCAGCATGTTACATTCTTTAAAAAAGGGATGCAATTTCCCAAGACTTATCAACCGATAGATTTCTCAATATGTGACTGTAATGTCTCTACGAGGTTGTCGTTACGTTATTCAAAGTTCTCCAAAAATCCACAAACATACGAATTCGACGATGACTTGATGGAATATTTCATGGGTGATGAACGAAAATTTATGACTTCTTGGATGATTGTAGATAAGGTATATTTCCCTATGAATCTGAATATGAAGCATTGGGTCCTGTGTGAGGTGCAACTACAAGATTGGTGCATCAATGTTTATGACTGCGAACAAGGATTTATCAAAAAGAATCAGTATGACAAGTTCATGAAACCACTATGTGAAATGATTCCATATATGATTCTATGTGGAACGACCGAGTTTGACAGGATCAAGTATCCTAAGTTCAGTTTGGAAGGAATGCCATATGTTGTAATACCACACCCAAGAGTCCCCAAGTGCATGAAGAGTGGAGACTATGGTCTTTTTACAATCATGTATTTGGAGTACCTTACTGCCAAATTGGATATATCAGCTGTGACAACAGAAAACATGGTTTTTTTGAGACAAAAATGGGCAGTTAGGTTATTTCACCATATAATAGACCCATAG